The bacterium genome has a window encoding:
- a CDS encoding toxin-antitoxin system HicB family antitoxin, with the protein MNKPSDYYLKIVEWSEEDQCYVGMAPGLIIGGVHGESQKKVFYELCEAVEEAIQILQKEGRPLPAATANKDYSGKIALRIPSQLHKVLTAKAFQAGESVNKLIQHKLETAV; encoded by the coding sequence ATGAATAAACCTAGCGATTATTACCTAAAAATTGTGGAGTGGTCTGAAGAAGATCAGTGTTACGTTGGAATGGCGCCAGGTCTAATTATTGGCGGCGTACACGGAGAGAGTCAAAAGAAGGTTTTTTATGAACTGTGCGAGGCAGTGGAAGAAGCTATACAAATACTACAGAAAGAGGGCAGACCTCTTCCGGCAGCAACGGCCAACAAGGACTATTCAGGGAAAATAGCGCTGAGAATTCCTTCTCAATTACATAAAGTTCTTACTGCAAAAGCATTCCAGGCAGGTGAGAGTGTTAATAAGCTAAT